The Carassius auratus strain Wakin chromosome 27, ASM336829v1, whole genome shotgun sequence genome includes a region encoding these proteins:
- the LOC113046247 gene encoding protein-lysine 6-oxidase-like, with protein MVGLACVVVQSAYRPSVRDIDYRVLLRFPQKVRNMGTTDFLPVKPRHQWEWHSCHQHYHSMDAFSHYDLLDINTGLKVAEGHKASFCLEDTGCDPGFHRRYACTAHTQGLSPGCHDTYAANIDCQWIDITDVPPGNYILKVTVNPDFLVAESDFSNNVVRCEVFYTGVYIQTRNCVLTGM; from the exons ATGGTCGGTTTGGCTTGTGTTGTGGTGCA ATCTGCATACAGACCCTCAGTCAGAGACATCGACTACAGGGTTCTGCTGCGCTTCCCACAGAAGGTCAGAAACATGGGAACGACGGACTTTCTGCCCGTCAAACCCAGACATCAGTGGGAGTGGCACAGCTGTCATCA GCACTATCACAGCATGGATGCGTTCAGTCACTATGATCTGCTGGACATCAACACCGGACTGAAGGTCGCTGAGGGTCACAAGGCCAGTTTCTGTCTGGAAGATACGGGCTGTGATCCTGGATTTCACCGCCGATACGCCTGCACCGcacacacacag GGTTTGAGTCCAGGCTGCCATGACACATACGCCGCCAACATCGACTGCCAGTGGATCGACATCACAGACGTCCCTCCAGGAAACTACATTCTCAAG GTCACAGTCAATCCAGACTTCCTGGTGGCCGAATCTGACTTCTCCAACAACGTTGTGCGATGTGAGGTCTTTTACACCGGCGTTTACATCCAAACCAGAAACTGCGTCTTAACTGG GATGTAA